CGGTACCGCGTCGTTGTTGAGGAACGCCAGCACGGTGCCGTTCGCTTCCCGGGCTCCCAGGTTGCAGCCGCCCGCGAATCCCAGGTTCTCCCGGGAGGTCAGCAGTTTCACCCCGTCGAGAGCACCGAGCCGTTCCGCGTTCTCGGTCGAACTCTCGTTGTCCACGCAGATGAGTTCGAGTCTGTCGGGTGGGTAGTCCAGTTCCCGTGCCGCGTTCAGGCAGGTGATGGTGCTCTCGGTGCCGTGGTAGTTGACGGTGATCACCGACACCATTGGCAGCTCGGCACTGTTCCCGGGGTCAGCCACGTCCACCAGACTGCCCTATCGGGTGAGTACCGCTTCGCGCAGGCACCCGGTGGCGGGTGTCCGCTGTCGGGCGTCCGCTGTCCGGAATGACTCGTTCCGCCCAACACGGCGTCACTCGTCTGGTGTCATGTCGCTGTGAACCGCTCCGTAGTATCCGAACGACTTCGGAGCACGACCGGGTGAAAGGACGACGGGAAAAGTGAGCACACCTTCCGATCCGGACGAGATGCTGGCCGGCTTCCGGCAGCAGATCCAGGACAAGATGCAGCAGGCGCAGCGCATCCAGGACGCGGCTTCGGCGGTGTCGGGCGAGGCGAGCAGTGGGACGGTTCGGTGCGGGTGACCGTCGACCAGAACGGCAACATGTCCGATCTGCGGCTGGAGGACGATGCGCTGCGACAGCGCCCCGAGCAGCTGTCCGAGACGATCCTGACCACGGTGCGTTCGGCGCAGGCGCAGCTCACGGATCGGATGCGG
This portion of the Actinopolyspora lacussalsi genome encodes:
- a CDS encoding hypothetical protein (product_source=Hypo-rule applied); translated protein: MSTPSDPDEMLAGFRQQIQDKMQQAQRIQDAASAVSGEASSGTVRCG